From the genome of Triticum aestivum cultivar Chinese Spring chromosome 3B, IWGSC CS RefSeq v2.1, whole genome shotgun sequence, one region includes:
- the LOC123064861 gene encoding cytochrome P450 704C1-like codes for MDSPLPLLQVALSLLVLILAGLYMMRLGLLGRRRRSYPPVAGTMLHQLLNWGRLPEYMTELSRRYRTFRMLTLTCSSVHTVDPANVEYILRTNFANYGKGTMTHGMMEDLLGDGIFNVDGTKWRHQRKVASFEFSTRMLRDYSSGVFLDMAAQLAGIVAAAAAAGERLSMEDLFMRSTLDSIFTIGFGVNLGSLSNSNQEGAAFARAFDDASEQVLYRFLDPLWKAKRLLNVLSEATMKRSVRTINDFVYAVIDKKIEQMGRDGQELAKKQDILSRFLLEREKDPGCFDNKYLRDIILNFMIAGRDTTAGTLSWFLYVLCRDQRIQDKIAREVREATTGDHQDVGGVQEFTACLTEDAIGSMHYLHAALTETLRLYPAVPTDVKCCFSDDTLPDGHAVRREDMVNYLPYAIGRMKFLWGDDAEEFRPERWLDDDGLFVPESPYKFTAFQAGPRICLGKEFAYRQMKIFAAALLYLFRFEMWERDSTVGYRSMLTLKMDGPLYVRALPRRSTGN; via the exons ATGGATTCACCGTTGCCATTGCTGCAGGTCGCGCTGTCGTTGCTGGTCCTGATCCTAGCCGGCCTGTACATGATGCGCCTCGGCCTGCTCGGCAGGAGGCGCCGGAGCTACCCGCCCGTTGCCGGCACCATGCTCCACCAGCTGCTCAATTGGGGCCGGCTGCCGGAGTACATGACGGAGCTCTCCCGCAGGTACCGCACCTTCCGCATGCTCACCCTGACCTGCAGCTCCGTCCACACCGTCGACCCGGCCAACGTCGAGTACATCCTCCGGACCAACTTCGCCAACTATGGCAAGGGGACGATGACCCATGGCATGATGGAGGACCTCCTCGGCGACGGGATCTTCAACGTCGACGGCACCAAGTGGCGTCACCAGCGGAAGGTCGCCAGCTTCGAGTTCAGCACCCGAATGCTCCGCGACTACAGCAGTGGCGTGTTCCTCGACATGGCTGCCCAGCTCGCGGGCATCGTGGCCGCCGCCGCGGCTGCCGGGGAGAGGTTGAGCATGGAAGATCTGTTCATGCGGTCGACGCTGGACTCGATTTTCACCATTGGGTTCGGGGTTAACCTGGGCTCGCTGTCCAACTCCAACCAGGAGGGCGCGGCGTTCGCCAGGGCGTTCGACGACGCCAGCGAGCAGGTGCTGTACCGCTTCTTGGACCCGCTCTGGAAGGCCAAGAGGCTCCTCAACGTCTTGTCGGAGGCGACCATGAAGCGGTCGGTGCGCACCATCAATGACTTCGTGTACGCTGTCATCGACAAGAAGATCGAGCAGATGGGCAGAGATGGACAAGAATTA GCCAAGAAACAGGACATACTGTCGAGGTTCCTGCTGGAGAGGGAGAAAGACCCCGGCTGCTTCGACAATAAGTACCTGCGGGACATCATACTCAACTTCATGATCGCCGGCCGCGACACCACGGCGGGGACGCTGTCGTGGTTCCTCTACGTGCTGTGCAGAGACCAGCGCATCCAGGACAAGATCGCGAgggaggtgcgggaggccaccaccggcgaccaccaggACGTGGGCGGCGTGCAAGAGTTCACAGCGTGCCTGACCGAAGACGCCATCGGCAGCATGCACTACCTCCACGCCGCGCTCACGGAGACCCTCCGGCTGTACCCGGCGGTGCCCACC GATGTCAAGTGCTGCTTCTCGGATGACACGTTGCCGGACGGGCATGCTGTGAGGAGAGAGGACATGGTGAACTACCTGCCGTACGCGATTGGCAGGATGAAGTTCCTGTGGGGCGACGACGCCGAGGAGTTCAGGCCAGAGAGGTGGCTCGACGACGATGGCTTGTTCGTCCCGGAGAGCCCCTACAAGTTCACCGCTTTCCAG GCGGGGCCTCGGATCTGCTTAGGAAAGGAGTTCGCGTACAGGCAGATGAAGATATTTGCAGCCGCTCTTCTCTACCTCTTCAGGTTTGAGATGTGGGAGCGCGATTCCACGGTGGGGTATCGTTCAATGCTCACCCTCAAAATGGACGGTCCGCTCTATGTTCGCGCGTTGCCCCGGCGATCAACCGGGAACTAG